A region of Anguilla rostrata isolate EN2019 chromosome 10, ASM1855537v3, whole genome shotgun sequence DNA encodes the following proteins:
- the LOC135265032 gene encoding uncharacterized protein C22orf15 — protein sequence MFVTVQFGEGHSEIFNTNCRVINFIHCLKERCSLDPEECVDLVDKTGELVNLSDREQSAERANYLLRERHTYVLIRVTRGDGTEGHKYEPLLKDLGKNYPELADLLKKLSNPQKERDKRSLSRRGWPQRDTSTNQSSRSKRAASPKKSGAVTLRN from the exons ATGTTTGTCACAGTGCAGTTTGGCG AAGGTCACTCggaaatatttaatacaaaCTGCAGGGTCATAAATTTCATCCACTGCTTGAAGGAGCGGTGCAGTCTGGATCCTGAAG agtGTGTGGACTTAGTGGACAAGACAGGGGAGCTGGTGAACTTGAGTGACAGAGAGCAGTCTGCAGAGAGGGCAAACTATCTACTGAGGGAGAGGCATACCTACGTGCTCATTCGAGTCACCA GGGGCGATGGAACGGAGGGTCATAAATACGAGCCTCTTCTGAAAGACCTGGGGAAGAATTACCCAGAGTTAGCAG ACCTTCTGAAGAAGCTGTCAAACCCCCAAAAGGAGAGGGACAAGAGGAGCCTCTCTAGGAGGGGGTGGCCACAGAGGGACACCTCCACCAATCAGTCATCAAGGAGCAAACGTGCCGCCAGCCCCAAGAAGAGTGGCGCTGTCACACTCAGGAACTGA